One region of Gossypium raimondii isolate GPD5lz chromosome 6, ASM2569854v1, whole genome shotgun sequence genomic DNA includes:
- the LOC105771670 gene encoding MDIS1-interacting receptor like kinase 2 isoform X2 — MFSLLSVSCLLNSSIALLFAFKRKKDTDEERQSNASDEIFFSVTPFNGRILYKEIIRATKDFDAQYCIGKGGYENVYKAELSSGDVVAVKKFHPLHPGEMADQRQFLNEVRALIETRHRNIVKFYGFCSSAGHSFLVYKYLERGSLASVLSKNEESKKLDWNKRVNIVKGVVNALSYLHHDCSPPIVHRDITSNNILLDLEYEAHLSDFGTAKLLNPDSSNWSNIAGTYGYIAPELSYTMQVTENVMCLALECWHWN, encoded by the exons ATGTTCTCTCTTTTATCGGTTTCTTGTCTCTTGAATTCATCAATTGCTTTGTTGTTTGCCTTCAAGAGGAAGAAAGATACAGATGAAGAAAGACAAAGCAATGCAAGTGATGAAATATTTTTCTCTGTAACTCCCTTTAATGGAAGAATATTGTATAAAGAGATCATTAGAGCCACCAAAGATTTTGATGCTCAATATTGCATTGGGAAGGGAGGATATGAAAACGTATACAAAGCAGAGCTGTCATCAGGAGATGTTGTAGCTGTGAAGAAATTCCATCCGTTGCATCCAGGTGAAATGGCAGATCAAAGACAGTTCCTAAATGAGGTAAGGGCATTAATAGAAACAAGACACAGAAATATCGTGAAGTTCTACGGTTTTTGTTCCTCTGCAGGTCATTCCTTCTTAGTATACAAGTACCTTGAAAGGGGTAGCTTGGCTTCAGTTCTCAGTAAGAATGAAGAATCTAAGAAATTGGACTGGAACAAGAGGGTGAACATTGTCAAAGGTGTTGTTAATGCCCTCTCCTATTTGCACCATGACTGTTCACCGCCCATTGTTCATCGAGATATAACAAGCAACAACATTTTGCTTGATTTGGAGTATGAAGCTCACCTTTCAGACTTTGGCACTGCTAAGCTTCTCAATCCAGACTCATCCAATTGGAGTAATATTGCTGGAACATACGGATACATAGCACCAG AGCTTTCCTACACCATGCAAGTTACTGAAAATGTGATGTGTTTAGCTTTGGAGTGCTGGCATTGGAATTGA
- the LOC105772494 gene encoding putative F-box/kelch-repeat protein At4g34170 — protein MSGDTSDSSSYFDGREPDELIRALVQKWPGTDGKITVGLHFLDLESNEVFIKAMPPDAPFCSTAVACGDHVYVIGGIRQNDATLFDNDGVNDVFQLDLKDLERGWRKTTSMLFPRVLPRVVAAEGKIFVFEYMGSESFGEVYDISGDIWEPLSPPPEDIDLCVPVLDSSRSRILVHCNANDTLYAYYYDRKSWVCLEQKFCYWSDAATIVDDVLYTAIYNYYDKFRSLEAYNLLDKKHLPVKWSSEFSVDPHGTLYRLGNGKCIFVWFNRLDKSFEYIRFHIWCNEQGGIHAAAEHQSAISVPYPKDISDIKLF, from the coding sequence ATGAGCGGCGATACTAGTGATTCCTCCAGTTACTTTGATGGGCGAGAGCCAGATGAACTGATCAGGGCCCTCGTCCAGAAATGGCCGGGTACCGATGGTAAAATTACGGTCGGTTTGCACTTTTTGGATCTGGAAAGCAATGAAGTCTTTATTAAGGCGATGCCACCTGATGCTCCTTTTTGTTCCACTGCCGTTGCCTGTGGCGACCACGTTTACGTTATTGGGGGAATACGCCAAAATGATGCTACTCTTTTTGATAATGATGGTGTAAACGATGTTTTCCAATTAGATTTGAAGGACCTCGAACGTGGGTGGAGAAAAACTACTTCTATGTTGTTCCCTCGGGTTTTGCCCCGGGTTGTTGCTGCTGAAGGAAAGATTTTCGTCTTCGAATATATGGGTTCTGAATCTTTTGGTGAGGTTTACGATATAAGTGGGGATATTTGGGAACCATTGTCGCCCCCTCCGGAAGATATCGATCTATGTGTTCCTGTTCTAGATTCTTCCCGATCTCGGATTTTGGTGCACTGCAATGCCAATGATACTCTTTACGCTTATTACTATGATCGTAAATCATGGGTTTGCCTCGAACAAAAATTTTGTTACTGGTCTGACGCAGCGACAATCGTGGACGATGTGCTGTATACTgccatttataattattatgataAGTTCCGTTCTTTGGAGGCGTATAATTTGCTTGATAAGAAACATTTGCCCGTCAAATGGTCATCAGAATTTTCAGTGGATCCACATGGCACTCTGTATCGTTTGGGCAATGGCAAGTGTATTTTCGTTTGGTTCAACCGTCTCGATAAGAGTTTTGAGTACATAAGATTTCATATTTGGTGCAACGAGCAGGGAGGGATTCATGCAGCTGCAGAGCATCAATCTGCCATCAGTGTTCCATATCCCAAAGATATTTCTGATATAAAGTTGTTCTGA
- the LOC105771667 gene encoding MDIS1-interacting receptor like kinase 2-like — protein MPMHNHLSVHYYLNKNTELKVNELSLQGASLHFLYVLELDHNNLTGNLPQGIYRGGSLEYFTAADSQLTGQSLKVSSNWGLCRSLQSLSIARNNLSGTIPAEIGNSRQIHRLDLCSNHLVGEILKKISKLTSLLYLYLNGNKLSGSVPLELGLMLAIYSPFVLLEIFIFSSEHLLLMKSLTLLAPLLLCVTLLCSSLNVASDSAAEALAILKWKASLQSQNHSVLLSWNTSNNPNTKTSPCAWFGIHCNHADSVTKINLTGYGVKELDLSTNELYGIIPPKISQLSKLTYLDLSFNQFSGKIPPEISHLVHLQTLHLAGNQLNGSIPREIELGNLRNLVEVDLDTNRQTGPIPSTFGNLKKLTVLHMFSNSLSGPIPSELGNMESLSEISLYHNNLSGLIPTSFGDLRHLTLARLYGNQLSGPIPVEIGNLNSLVDLELSENQLNGSIPASLGNLSNLEILFLRDNLLSGSIPNEIGNLMKLSMLELDHNNLTGNLPQGIYRGGSLEYFTANDNQLTGPIPQGLKNCTRLKRCLPIGGCASLWSLSIARNNLSGKIPAEIGNSRQIQRLDLSSNHLVGEIPKEIAKLTSLLDLRLNGNQLSGSVPLELGLMSKLLYLDLSANQLSKSIPETIGNLFMSFYLNLSINQFSQRIPIQVGKLTRLVQLDLSHNMLSGEIPGEFQSLQSLETLNLSHNNLSGEIPASLEKLRGLYTVDISYNELQGPIPNCQAF, from the exons ATGCCTATGCACAACCATTTGTCTGTGCattactatttaaataaaaatacagagTTGAAAGTGAATGAGCTTTCTTTACAAGGAG CATCACTTCACTTCTTGTATGTGCTAGAACTGGACCACAACAATCTGACAGGAAATTTGCCGCAAGGCATTTACCGTGGTGGATCACTTGAATACTTCACAGCAGCTGACAGCCAGCTTACCGGGCAATCCCTCAAGG TGTCTTCCAATTGGGGATTGTGCAGAAGCTTACAGAGCCTATCTATTGCAAGGAATAATCTCAGTGGTACAATACCAGCTGAGATTGGAAACTCACGTCAGATACACAGGCTTGATCTTTGTTCAAATCATTTAGTTGGGGAGAttctaaagaaaatttcaaagttgACATCTTTGCTTTATCTTTATTTGAATGGGAATAAACTTTCTGGCAGTGTACCCCTGGAACTAGGACTTATGCTCGCAATATATTCGCCGTTTGTCCTcttagaaattttcatttttagttctG AGCATTTGTTACTCATGAAGAGTTTAACCTTGCTTGCTCCCTTACTCTTGTGTGTTACTTTACTATGTTCTTCTCTTAATGTTGCTTCTGATTCTGCAGCAGAAGCATTGGCAATCCTCAAATGGAAAGCCAGCCTTCAAAGCCAAAACCATTCTGTTTTGCTTTCCTGGAATACTTCCAACAACCCAAATACCAAAACAAGTCCTTGTGCTTGGTTTGGAATCCATTGCAACCATGCTGACAGTGTTACAAAGATTAACCTCACTGGCTATGGTGTAAAAG AGTTGGACCTTAGCACCAATGAACTTTATGGCATAATCCCACCTAAAATCAGTCAGCTCTCCAAACTCACCTACCTCGATTTATCCTTTAACCAGTTCTCTGGGAAAATCCCACCTGAAATTAGCCACCTTGTACATCTTCAGACCCTCCACCTTGCTGGAAATCAGTTGAACGGCTCAATTCCTCGAGAAATTG AATTGGGAAACCTAAGGAATTTGGTTGAAGTTGACTTGGACACCAACCGTCAAACTGGTCCCATCCCTTCCACATTTGGAAACTTGAAAAAACTGACGGTCCTTCATATGTTTAGCAATAGTCTTTCAGGTCCCATCCCCTCTGAGTTAGGGAATATGGAATCGCTTTCTGAAATAAGCCTTTATCACAACAATCTATCTGGCTTGATCCCAACCTCATTTGGTGACTTGAGACATCTTACACTTGCCCGCCTTTATGGGAATCAACTCTCTGGTCCAATTCCTGTGGAGATAGGAAACTTGAATTCTCTTGTTGACCTGGAGTTGAGTGAAAACCAACTCAATGGCTCTATTCCTGCTTCACTTGGAAATCTGAGCAACTTGGAAATTCTGTTCCTCCGAGACAACCTGCTCTCAGGCTCCATTCCTAATGAAATTGGAAACTTGATGAAGTTGAGCATGTTAGAACTAGACCACAACAATCTGACAGGAAATTTGCCGCAAGGAATTTACCGTGGTGGATCACTTGAATACTTCACAGCAAATGACAACCAGCTTACCGGACCAATCCCTCAAGGGTTGAAAAATTGCACTAGATTGAAGAGA TGTCTTCCAATTGGGGGTTGTGCAAGCCTATGGAGCCTATCTATTGCAAGGAACAATCTCAGTGGTAAAATACCAGCTGAGATTGGAAACTCACGTCAGATACAAAGGCTTGATCTCTCGTCAAACCATTTAGTCGGGGAGATTCCAAAGGAAATTGCAAAGTTGACTTCTTTGCTTGATCTTCGTTTGAATGGGAATCAACTTTCTGGTAGTGTACCCTTGGAACTAGGACTTATGTCCAAGCTTTTGTATCTAGATTTGTCTGCAAACCAATTGAGCAAGTCCATCCCTGAAACTATAGGGAATCTGTTCATGTCATTCTACTTGAATTTGAGCATCAATCAGTTTAGCCAAAGAATTCCAATTCAAGTAGGCAAGTTAACTAGGCTGGTTCAACTAGATTTGAGTCACAACATGCTTTCAGGGGAGATTCCAGGGGAATTTCAAAGTTTGCAGAGCTTGGAGACACTAAACCTTTCTCACAATAATCTCTCTGGTGAAATACCAGCCTCTTTGGAGAAGCTCCGAGGCTTGTACACTGTTGACATTTCATATAATGAACTCCAGGGTCCCATTCCCAACTGCCAAGCATTCTAA